CAATGATAGTACCAGAATTCTCTTTGTATCGCTTGTATAGAAAAAAATTAGCGGAACCATTGACCATTAATGATACAGGTAAAGCTTTCGTTGAGAAATATAATTTGAACCCCGACTGGAAGCTTTACCATTGGTTTACCAAGGCCAATTCGCAAGGGGTTAGCCAACAGGAATGGGCCGATATGTTTGCCACCCGCGATTGGTTTCCAAAACACAACCTAAAAATCTATTACGATAGGTTTGTGAAGTATGGGGTTGTTTTGGCAACGTATCCCCTTTTGCAACAAAGTTGCCCCGAAAAGATGACTCCCAAGTCCCCCGCGTGGTTTATCAATCCCATATTTTGCCAAAAATCACTTATGAAAAATGAAAAAGGTGAATTCTCGGCCAACCCTTTACATTTTGATGATTTTGTTGAACTGGTCGAAAAAGGAAAAGTCAAACAATCGACTATCAAAAAGTAGCTTATGACCAGTGCCCCTTTCTTTTTGAAAAAACGGATTTGGGACAGATATTGGATATTGGGCCTACTTTTCCTTTTACCATCACTGTCAAGCGCCTTTCAAAGTAAAAGCCCAAACTTGATTCTTGGGGAATTTATAAATCCACTAACAACAATTAATAAAGAAATATGAAGACAACAAAGGTATTGGCCATAGCACTTATCAGTATCCAGATTTCCTGCAATGAAAAAAAGAACATAGTCAAAAATGAAAATGTTCAGGAGGCAACGACCCGCATTGAAGAGGAGAAAACCAACTTGTTAAAGTCACATGACCAAGCCATATATTTAAAAAGTGGATGGATTCGTGACCCTTATATCCATTTGGCCGATGATGGTTACTATTACCTTACGGGGACCACACCAAAGAAGGATGACCCCAGAGAGGAAACGGAGCCCTATAATACAGGGCTTGACGCCCAAAACCAAGAATTATATGGAACACCCAGTATTGTGGGGCCGGATATCAATGTATGGCGAAGTAAGAATCTGTTGGACTGGGAGTATGTTGGCGCACCATTTTCTTTGGACAAGGGCTATTGGGCAGGGAGGTTCTCAGAAAAATTTGATGGCCCAAGAACCGATTGGCGGCTTTGGGCGCCTGAATTATATAAGATTGATGGAAAATGGGTTTTTGTCCATACTTCACCGGCACCTGTTAAAAATGGCGCCAATTTGGCCATTACCACGGGGGTGGAGTGGAATGGCGATTTTATATTCCCAATGGAAACGGACATGCATTCAAAACACGATCCATCACTTTTTCTTGATGATAATGGTATTTGGTACTTACTGTGGGGAAATACCAAAATTGCTCCTATCAAACCCGGTTTCAAGGGCCTTGCCTCAGCACCTGTACGAATTGACCCCAAAGATCGGGTGATAGGTCATGAAGGCGCAACTTTACGTAAGATTGGAAATAAATATGTACACTTTGGTACTGCCTGGTCAACCGATAAGATGCGAAAAGGTTCCTATAATCTGTATTACTGTATTGCCGATACCATTTTGGGACCCTATGGCCCTCGACGTTTTGTGGGAAGGTTTCTAGGTCACGGTACTCCGTTTCAGGATAAGGAAGGTAGGTGGTGGTGTACTGCATTTTATAATGGGGATGTGCCACCGGTTTCAGACGATGGAATTCAGACCAGGGACCTTTCCGGAACAGCCCAAACCATAAACAAACAAGGTACGACCATTGTTCCGTTAGAGGTTACCATTAAAAATGATGGTGATGTATACATTAGGGCAAAAGACCCAAATTATGCCAATCCCGGGCCTGACGAAGCCCAGGATTTTTAAAGGTACTCCATCCTGTGCCATTTGCAACAAGTTTGTCCCCTTTTTGAACAGATCAACACTTTTTAAAGTCAACAGCTCCAGTACCTTTGATAAGTACATATTATGCTTATGCAGTAATTTTATTTTTAAATTTTTTGGCAATAGAACTTAGAATTTCATCACCGGGAAGAATCAATCTTATTGGTGAGCACGTAGATTACAATGATGGCTTTGTCCTACCTGCGGCAATCGATAAATGCATTTATTTTAAACTTAGGAAAAATGGTTCGGCCAACCGTTGTACCATCAAAAGCAAAGGCTTTGAAAGCATCCTGGTCGTAGATTTGGACCATCTTTCCCAAGGTACCGAGGGTTGGCATAACTATGTGCTGGGGGTACTCCATGAAATGGGCAAGCTTTCCAATGGCCTAAGAGGTTTCGACTGTACCATGGAAAGTAAAGTGCCCATTGGTTCCGGTGTAAGCTCATCTGCCGCCTTGGAATGCGGCCTGGCCTTCGGACTCAATGAACTGTTCGACCTAGGGTTGGACAAGTGGCAACTGATAAAGCTGGGCCAAAGGGCGGAACACAATTTCGTTGGCACCAAATGCGGTATCATGGATCAGTTTGCGTCCATAATGGGCAAAAAAAACCATGTAATGCTTTTGGACTGCAGGTCGTTGGATTTCGAATATATTCCTATCGATATCAATCCTTACCGTTTATTGTTGTTGAATACGAATGTTTCGCATAAACTCTCGACCGGGGAGTACAATGTAAGAAAACAGCAGTGTGAGGATGGATTGGAAGTGGTGGCGGAAAAATTTGGAATAGGGAAATCGTTCAGAAACGTCACCGAAAAAATGTTGGAGGACTGTCAAGAAGAACTTGGGGAAACACTGTTCAACAGATGTTCCTACATAGTTCAGGAGAACAAGAGGGTCTTACAGGCCGTGAATGCCCTGAGGAAAGGTAACCTTGTTAAAATGGGACTATTGATGTACGATACACACGAGGGATTGCGCAAAAAATTTGAGGTAAGTTGTCCCGAACTTGATTTTCTGGTGGATTTTTCAAAAACGAAAGAACAGGTTCTTGGGGCGAGAATGATGGGAGGTGGCTTTGGCGGATGCACCCTGAACATCATACATAAGAGTGCCGTTGATTCGTATGTGAAAGAAGCTTCAAAAGCCTATAAAAAAGCGTTCAATATTGAACTTTCCCATTTTATCACCCTCCCCAGTGAAGGAACATCGATCACAAAACAACCCACATGAAGCTTAACCTAAATGAACATCCGCATAAGCGGTACAATATCCTGACCGGGGAATGGGTGTTGGTCTCGCCCCATCGCACCAAAAGACCTTGGCAGGGAAAACAAGAAAAAATTGCCGATGAAAAAAGGCCTTTGTATGACAAAAATTGTTACCTCTGCCCGGGAAATACCAGGGCAAGTGGGGCTACAAATCCACCATATACGTCCGTATTTAGTTTTGTCAATGATTTCTCGGCTCTTCTGGAGGACACTCCAAGGGACGATTTTGAAGATGGGTTGCTAAGGGCAAGAGGGGAAATGGGCATATGCAAAGTGATCTGCTTTTCCCCGGATCATTCATTGACGCTTCCTAAAATGGAGGTTTCCAATATTGAAAAAGTTATTGCTGTTTGGCAGGAGGAATATCGGGCACTTGGGAGCAATCCAGATATCAAACATGTTCAGATATTTGAGAACAAAGGTGCAATGATGGGTTGTAGCAATCCCCATCCACATGGGCAAATATGGGCACAAAGTTCAATTCCCCTGGAAGTGGAAAAAAAATCAAGGCAGCAACGCACCTATTGGGAGCAAAATGGGAGAAGTTTGCTTAAGGATTATTTGGATCAGGAAATCAAGCTAAATGAACGTATCATTGCGCAGAACAACGATTTTTTGGCCTTGGTTCCTTTCTGGGCGGTATGGCCCTATGAAGTTATGATTGCCCCAAAAAAACACTTGCAGGACATTTCCCGACTCTCAAGTCGTGAAAGACGACACTTTGCAGCCATTTTAAAGGAAGTGACCATAAAATATGACAACCTATTCGAAACCTCGTTCCCTTATTCCTCCGGAATCCATCAGGCACCAACAGATACGGAAGAACACCAAGAATGGCACTTCCATATGTCCTTTTACCCTCCCTTACTGCGCTCTGCAACGGTCAAGAAGTTCATGGTGGGCTATGAAATGTTCGCCAACCCGCAACGGGACATAACAGCTGAGCAAGCAGCGGATGTCTTGAGAAAGCTATCAACTACACATTACAGTTTGAAATGCCAAGAATAAGATCGCAACCTTGACGCCCCTAAATGAAATGGCCAGGGTGTTGGAGTTGGGGCTCCATCATATGCTTTTGGGCCCTGCGAACAGGAAAAGAATATACAAATGACCAACTAAGACAAATTACGATTATGCAACACAATTTTGAATTCTGGGACTACCTTGTTTTTGTAGCTTATGCACTGCTTATACTCGTTATTGGACTTTGGGTATCCAGAACCAAAAGTGGCAGGCAAAAAACAGCCGAAGATTATTTCCTCGCCAGCAAATCACTCCCTTGGTGGGCCATTGGTGCTTCGCTTATTGCCGCCAACATATCTGCCGAACAATTTATTGGAATGTCGGGTTCCGGCTTTGCCCTGGGCTTGGGAATTGCTTCGTATGAATGGATGGGGGCCATAACCCTTTTGATTGTGGGGAAATACTTTCTTCCCATATTCATAGAAAAGAAACTTTATACAATTCCTGAGTTTGTGGAAAAGCGATTTTCAACAAATTTAAAGACCATTTTGGCCATTTTTTGGATAGGTCTCTATGTGTTTGTGAACCTTACCTCGGTACTATACCTGGGAGGACTGGCCTTGGAGACCATCTTGGGAATAGATATGATATACGCCATAATCGGCCTTTCACTGTTCGCAGCGGCATATTCGCTCTATGGTGGATTATCAGCGGTGGCATGGACGGACATCATTCAAGTTGTTTTCCTGGTTTTGGGTGGTTTGGTCACCACGTATCTGGCGCTGGACACAGTCTCTGGCGGCCAGGGGGCCTTAAGTGGGTTAAAAACGGTCTTCGAAGCCGCGCCAGGGCATTTTGATATGATTCTGGATAAGAGTAACCCTGAATACATCAACCTACCCGGTATTGGGGTCCTGGTAGGTGGATTATGGGTGGCCAACCTCTATTACTTTGGGTTTAACCAATACATTATTCAACGGACCCTTGCGGCCAAATCCCTTAAGGAATCCCAAAAAGGGATATTGTTTGCCGCCTTTTTGAAACTGGTCATCCCATTGGTGGTGGTCATACCGGGCATTGCCGCCTTTGTGATAATCAACGACCCTGAGATGTTGCATGGCCTTGGAGCGGAAGGTTTAATGAACATTCCATCCCAGGGAGCTTCCGATAAAGCATATCCGTGGTTGATGCAATTTTTACCAACCGGACTAAAGGGGGTGGCCATAGCTGCTTTGGCGGCTGCCATTGTGTCCTCTTTGGCATCCATGCTGAACTCCACTTCCACAATTTTTACAATGGATATATACAAACAACTCATCAATCCAAACGCAGGCAACAAAAAAACAGTGGGTGTTGGGCGCTTGTCCGCGGCAATTGCCTTGATCATTGCCGCGGCAATAGCTCCCTTATTGGGTGGAATAGATCAGGCTTTCCAATTTATACAGGAATATACCGGAATTGTAAGCCCCGGGATTTTGGCCGTCTTCATATTGGGGCTCTTCTGGAAAAGGACAACCAACAGAGGTGCAATTATTGGTGTGTTGGCCTCCATGCCCATTGCCTTGTTCTTTAAGGTAGGGCCTAAAGGGTGGATGGTTGGAAGTACTTTGGAACCAATATTCCCATCATTGCCATGGATGGATCAAATGGGATTGACTTTTTTAATAACCATCATCGTAATCATATTGGCAAGCCATCTCCAAAACCGTGGTAGGGATGACGCCAAAGGTATTACGTACAACAGGGAAACTTTCAGAACCAGTCCGCTGTTCAATGTTGGGGCATTTGTCATTTTAATCATACTCACAGCAGTGTATGCCCTCTTCTGGTAGCAGATTATAAAGGACGCCAATACCAATGTGATGTGTTTTTGGGCACACCCATAGACCCTATCACAAAGCTTTGCCCGATGCCTATGCCGAGGCTTTAAGAGTTGCCAAGTAGGGCGCCCACGAAATGTTCCCATCAAGAATCCCGTGAAACGAAAAGGGGGAAGATTCCGGGCCATGACCACCTTGTCCGGTCCAAGAAGTTCTTTTTGGATTCCCGGTCCATGAAAGCTTGATAACCATTGGATGTCATATTTACCTTACTTGGGAAAAATCAGTATTTTCACTCGGTTAAACCATGGATTGACCGGATGGGGAAAAAATTTACGCGGGAAGAGTTTTTTGGTAGGCTAAAGGAAAAGAATAGGACCAAAATCGGTGAAAAAGCATTTCTATTGGCCAATGGGATGATTGACGTACATGGTTTTTCGAAGGAAAAAGCCTTTATTGAAGCTGTGGAAATAGCCACAGCCTGGTACGATAATGAAAAACAATACGTTCCTCGAAAACTAAAATGACATTGGGACCGCTATTCCTGTTTCCTTATTTCTTCCATAGTAGGTACTGGGCCTAAAACCCCCTTTACGTCACAAGTATTCTTAAGGCAAAACGATTTTAGACAATTTCCTTCCCATAACTTCCACTAGGTATACCAAAAAAATGTGCCAAACCATCAAAAGTGATGTATAACTTTGTTTTTTGAGCGTAATCATAGCATACGAACCCAAAACAAAAAAAGATATGACACCTATAACGTTTACGAATGGGGACAACATGCCCATGTTGGGTCTTGGAACCTGGAAATCTGAAAAAGGAAAGGTTTTTAAAGCGGTTAAAACCGCTATCAAGATTGGGTACAGACATGTGGACTGTGCTCCCATATATGGCAACGAACAAGAAATCGGAGAGGCCATTAAAGCATGTATTCAAGAGGGCATTGTCCGTAGGGAAGAACTTTGGATTACCTCAAAACTTTGGAACGATTCCCATAGAAAGGAGGATGTGGTTCCGGCCATGGAAAATACCCTGAGGGATTTGTCGCTGGATTATTTAGATCTCTTTTTGATCCATTGGCCCGTGGCCCTAAAGAAAGGGGTATATCTGGCTACATCCGCTGCTGATTTTCTATCGCTGGATGAGATTCCATTGGAGGATACCTGGCAGGGCATGGAAGAAGTCGTGCACAAAGGTTTCGCAAAGC
The sequence above is a segment of the Muricauda sp. SCSIO 64092 genome. Coding sequences within it:
- a CDS encoding sodium/sugar symporter — its product is MQHNFEFWDYLVFVAYALLILVIGLWVSRTKSGRQKTAEDYFLASKSLPWWAIGASLIAANISAEQFIGMSGSGFALGLGIASYEWMGAITLLIVGKYFLPIFIEKKLYTIPEFVEKRFSTNLKTILAIFWIGLYVFVNLTSVLYLGGLALETILGIDMIYAIIGLSLFAAAYSLYGGLSAVAWTDIIQVVFLVLGGLVTTYLALDTVSGGQGALSGLKTVFEAAPGHFDMILDKSNPEYINLPGIGVLVGGLWVANLYYFGFNQYIIQRTLAAKSLKESQKGILFAAFLKLVIPLVVVIPGIAAFVIINDPEMLHGLGAEGLMNIPSQGASDKAYPWLMQFLPTGLKGVAIAALAAAIVSSLASMLNSTSTIFTMDIYKQLINPNAGNKKTVGVGRLSAAIALIIAAAIAPLLGGIDQAFQFIQEYTGIVSPGILAVFILGLFWKRTTNRGAIIGVLASMPIALFFKVGPKGWMVGSTLEPIFPSLPWMDQMGLTFLITIIVIILASHLQNRGRDDAKGITYNRETFRTSPLFNVGAFVILIILTAVYALFW
- a CDS encoding family 43 glycosylhydrolase, producing MKTTKVLAIALISIQISCNEKKNIVKNENVQEATTRIEEEKTNLLKSHDQAIYLKSGWIRDPYIHLADDGYYYLTGTTPKKDDPREETEPYNTGLDAQNQELYGTPSIVGPDINVWRSKNLLDWEYVGAPFSLDKGYWAGRFSEKFDGPRTDWRLWAPELYKIDGKWVFVHTSPAPVKNGANLAITTGVEWNGDFIFPMETDMHSKHDPSLFLDDNGIWYLLWGNTKIAPIKPGFKGLASAPVRIDPKDRVIGHEGATLRKIGNKYVHFGTAWSTDKMRKGSYNLYYCIADTILGPYGPRRFVGRFLGHGTPFQDKEGRWWCTAFYNGDVPPVSDDGIQTRDLSGTAQTINKQGTTIVPLEVTIKNDGDVYIRAKDPNYANPGPDEAQDF
- a CDS encoding UDP-glucose--hexose-1-phosphate uridylyltransferase: MKLNLNEHPHKRYNILTGEWVLVSPHRTKRPWQGKQEKIADEKRPLYDKNCYLCPGNTRASGATNPPYTSVFSFVNDFSALLEDTPRDDFEDGLLRARGEMGICKVICFSPDHSLTLPKMEVSNIEKVIAVWQEEYRALGSNPDIKHVQIFENKGAMMGCSNPHPHGQIWAQSSIPLEVEKKSRQQRTYWEQNGRSLLKDYLDQEIKLNERIIAQNNDFLALVPFWAVWPYEVMIAPKKHLQDISRLSSRERRHFAAILKEVTIKYDNLFETSFPYSSGIHQAPTDTEEHQEWHFHMSFYPPLLRSATVKKFMVGYEMFANPQRDITAEQAADVLRKLSTTHYSLKCQE
- the galK gene encoding galactokinase, producing the protein MAIELRISSPGRINLIGEHVDYNDGFVLPAAIDKCIYFKLRKNGSANRCTIKSKGFESILVVDLDHLSQGTEGWHNYVLGVLHEMGKLSNGLRGFDCTMESKVPIGSGVSSSAALECGLAFGLNELFDLGLDKWQLIKLGQRAEHNFVGTKCGIMDQFASIMGKKNHVMLLDCRSLDFEYIPIDINPYRLLLLNTNVSHKLSTGEYNVRKQQCEDGLEVVAEKFGIGKSFRNVTEKMLEDCQEELGETLFNRCSYIVQENKRVLQAVNALRKGNLVKMGLLMYDTHEGLRKKFEVSCPELDFLVDFSKTKEQVLGARMMGGGFGGCTLNIIHKSAVDSYVKEASKAYKKAFNIELSHFITLPSEGTSITKQPT